From one Triticum urartu cultivar G1812 chromosome 3, Tu2.1, whole genome shotgun sequence genomic stretch:
- the LOC125542978 gene encoding nuclear transcription factor Y subunit C-6: MATVAAAAPEHIEAMEQVEGEELAAGAPAAATADDVDAPTEAMEQVGGDEAAAAADDAAQPMEEGEGEEADAGAEAHMEASEQAEEEEQEEVHAVAVAEEEEAEAQPLQTVLPLGRVKRIMRVDSEIKKVTAEASLLIAAATELFLGSLAAGAHTAASQGGRRTVRAAHVRSAVRAHRPTADFLLDCLPAAAEAAPRVARSGSDGAAAVAEAAVPKPLPRGTRRIDGFFQKVT, from the coding sequence ATGGCtaccgtcgccgccgccgcccccgagCACATCGAGGCGATGGAGCAAGTTGAAGGGGAGGAGCTGGCGGCTGGAGCACCCGCCGCCGCTACCGCCGATGACGTCGACGCGCCCACCGAGGCGATGGAGCAAGTTGGAGGGGATGAGGCGGCCGCCGCCGCTGACGACGCCGCCCAGCCGATGGAGGAAGGCGAAGGGGAGGAGGCGGATGCTGGCGCCGAGGCTCACATGGAGGCATCGGAGCAGGCTGAagaggaggagcaggaggaggtCCACGCGGTGGCGgtggcagaggaggaggaagcggaggcCCAGCCGCTGCAGACGGTGCTCCCGCTGGGCAGGGTGAAGAGGATCATGCGGGTCGACAGCGAGATAAAGAAGGTGACCGCCGAGGCGTCGCTGCTCATCGCCGCGGCCACCGAGCTCTTCCTCGGCTCCCTCGCCGCCGGCGCCCACACGGCCGCCTCCCAAGGTGGCCGGCGGACGGTGCGCGCCGCGCACGTCCGGTCCGCGGTCCGCGCGCACCGCCCCACCGCCGACTTCCTCCTCGACTGCCTTCCAGCTGCCGCGGAGGCGGCGCCCCGCGTCGCCCGCTCCGGATCCGATggtgccgccgccgtcgccgaaGCAGCAGTGCCCAAGCCGCTGCCACGCGGGACCCGCCGCATCGACGGATTCTTCCAGAAGGTCACTTAG